The Oreochromis niloticus isolate F11D_XX linkage group LG4, O_niloticus_UMD_NMBU, whole genome shotgun sequence DNA segment GTTTGCtgttggatgtaaaaaaaaaaaaatctcacgtTGTCACACGTTATACTAAATTGAATATTTGGGAGGTTTATGATAATATTTGGTATTTTTATGAAATTATGCGAACAAAACTACTTATTGTTGCATTAATAAGTAGTGAAAAAAACTACAACCATTCATTAAGACTATCAAATAAGGCataagtaaaagaaagaaattaattAAACTGGTTAAAAACGTATTTGTTAAATATGAATTTTGACCCTGTAGAACATCATTCTGATTCGATGCcatattcattttattcaatttGGCCGCAATTGTAGGTTTTTAAGATACTGGGTCACCCGAGGAcgttaaaaatataatttttgcaGCCATTTGTCTTTGCGATCCTATTGGTTGCCCTCAAACGACGACCTTTGAGATCTTCTTCTGATTGGTCAAATTTCAACAGGACTTTCCGGGCGGAAAAGAAGTCGAGCTGTGATTGGACAATCCGTCTGCCTAAGATGTTTGGTATAAACGGATAACATCTTCGAGTCACTGCAGGGTGCCGTCGCTCCTGCATGTCTTGTTTACGGTGAGGTCAGTTCGGTACGCTGCGGTCCAGCTTATCATTTCAGGTAAGTTTCTTTAATGCTGTTTAGCTGCTATAACAATTTGCGGCTAAACTACGAACAGAAGTTTAGCTCCCCGATAAAAAATGGTCGAACCTTTGGAGATGACAGTTCCTTGGCTACGACTATTGCCTGGTGCCGTAACTGACTGCTGTACACTGTGGTGCACGGCGTCAGCCAAGGCATGCATTGTTGGTAGACTAGTATTAAAGCTCTACTTCAGACAAAACGTTTAACGCAGTATATTTTACAACAATAATTTCAGTGGTTGAGTCAAGATTTGAAGTGGTTTTCGTACGCTGGCTCATAAATAAAAGTTTGAATGTGAATCTGTGATTTCCAGCAAGTAGACCTCGCCCAATTTTGATGGAACAGCCGTTTCCATTCGATTAAAAACGCTGACTGGATTCCTTCGTGATGGATTGGCTATAAAACCACGGTGCATTTCCCTTTTACTGCTTTGCTGTTTCTATCAACTTATGTTAGATCTAAGCTTAGACAACTTTTCTCTAACCGACTCGAAGCGCAAGTGAAAGGATACGGAGTGCCAACCACAATGACTGGCATAGATTGGGAGCTGAAATTCAAAGGTTGAGAACCGAGGGTTTGCCTCCAACTGTActttttattataatattaattGCATCGTTGCaattttaattattataattgGCGTTTATCAATTTTTAAATGATGTACTGTGAGCAAAACGTTTATTTGCACGTCTCGCCAATGCTGCACTTAAAATCTAATTATTTCTGCGTCATAACTAAGCATAAAATTACTAcgagaaatgtttttttcaccacGTTGATAGGAATTCTTCTAATGCACAATAATCAATTATTGTTTTCAGTGATTGCTGTATTGTATTAACGtttactatattatatttactTGCACCTATCTAcattttgttgcttttatttaatcatttggTAGACTATAATATCAAATATCCAAAATTTCTGTTTAACTGTGTTTTTTCCTGGCTTTATATGATATTGAATCTAGACTTCTGCTGTAATGCTATGTTATTTTCAGACATTTTGTGTATATATTCTAAAAActtatgttattatttatttatttttttaattgcagaATAAAGTCCCATCTCAGAGTTTAGCAAAGTAAGTGAAAAATCCATTTCAAGACTTCAAGACTCTCAAATGCTGATGTGCTGTTTTGGTGCCCcgcatgtttgttttattttccattGTTGTTATTTACAGAGAAGGCCAGACAAGGAGAGGgaaaaagagagcgagagagcaaGGGGATGTTGACTTATCCCTCTGACTCACTCACTCAGATAGTTTGTCCAATGGATGAAGATGCTATCCCCCCAAACCCTTTCTGTAGTGCACCTCCCCACAGTGAACCTGCACCACCTTTCCTCTCCCTTTCCTCCATCACTCCCAGGTATAGTTGGCCTGGCACCTCTTGCTTTATTTTGCTCTTTGTATAATTTCCCCTTCTTGCATTAgggcacttttttttctttatgaaaGAATGACTTTACGATCTGTAGACACATAGTGGGATTTTACAGAGATCGAAATTATGACAAAATCCTTTAATATCTTTAAATGTTCACAGTTTGAGTCACTAATAGTGTTAATGTTCATCTTATTTATGGCATTTAAGGGGCTTCTATACAGCGATGCATTGTGCAGATTTGAGTATCCTGATGTTTTTTAATCCAAGTGTCTTCAGCTGTCACTTGGGATAAACGGCACAATCTGCCTTACCTGAGGAGTGTAGTATGAATCAAGAGCAATGGGTTAAGCTTCCAGTCAGTCTTCAATGTCACGAAGTTGGctctttttcaaaaaaaattttttagcCAGAGCAGGTTATGATCAGAGTTGTAGTTCAAAATTTCACAGATTCAAAGTGCGATATAGATTAACTGATGAAGGATTGCATCTTATACAAGTAACCTTTTGAACCTTACCTGCTAATACCATCTAATAAAGCCATGCATACAGGGCGTCAAAACCTGCCCATACTCTTGACTGAATAAAACAAAGTATATGAGGTGGTAGTTTAAAGTGATATCCATATCACCTTCATCAGGATAGGGGTCTGAATCAGATCTAAACACATTGAGCAGCCTGTAAGTTTAAATGGTTAAAGTTTCAGAATTCTGATGCACTGTCACAGCACTGTTGAGCGGAAAAGTAAATATAATAAACCATTCATTCACAagattattgattttttttgttgttgtttttgtctcgTCTTTTGCCGCAATACCACTGCCTTTTGTCattttatatatacatttaaaattatcttgatagaaaatgtattttctgttcatcatcacttttgtgtGGAAAAAAGGTTGATCAAAATACATCAAAAGCCTTCTTTTATGCGAGCTTGCACAGACCCTGAAGCGCGAACCTTGGGTTAACAGACTGTTCATAGCCACAGTTGTGATGCCTGTTGTTTCAGCCTTAAGTTTTAGGTTTTGTCAAGGCAGCTAATGTAAAGAGAGCCTGGCTATAATATTGAACTTGCTTTGAAACACCCTAAAGTGCAGACAACCACTAGTGTTTAGCTTTAAATAGCCTCTCCAGACAGCAAGTGGATCTGTGGAAGCTTGCAGGTAGACGAGCTTAGGTGGGATTATCTGTGTTTTTATACGTATTTAAATGGCAGAATCTGTTAACCTGGTTTGCTGTAAAATTTGTTTAGGAGGTTGAACTTTAATTGTCAGATGGTCTTGTAGCTATCATATTTATGCAGGCTGGATTTCACATCTTTTCTATTCCCGTTACACTGCATCAGTATATGTCTTTCATCATAACTTGGATAAATGGGTTtcgtttttttcttgttttatccTTTCGCAGCCATCCAAATGATGGAATATTTGGCCACAGGAGGAGTGGTCGCATTCAAGGCATCCGAGCTCAGACTCCTAAAGAACAAAGTAACACAGACAGTCAAGCGGCTCAGAGACCGACCAAACAGAATCCGTCCCCCacaaagagacaaagagagagtgGGATTATGGTAGGACTCTTACATAAAGTCTTTTTGATGGTCTTAGGTAATGAAATAAATCACAGTTAACACACCATCTCTCTCATTTATAGGTGCAAGTGGCACAGTCTAAGCAGTCGGGAGTGGAAGGAACAGATGCACACGACAGCCAAAACAAGGTAACGGTCTGATTCTCTGAGATACGTTTTCTTATCACATAGCTCTGTAAGGAATAGATTAAAAGACAAACTGAGACAGCCTGTCTGCATGTCCTCGGTTATATTTTTTTCGGTGTCTAATCTCTGCATGCAGACGCTTTACAGTAGACCTGTACAGTGTACGGGGTGTGAGGGTTAATTGAGCGATTTAATCCTCCTTCACGGTCTGCTGCATCCGACATAGACAAGCAATCGAGTGTTATAATGTGACCTAATACTGTGCAGACCGCAGATTTTAAATGTAACAATGTTTTCGTTGCAGAAGAGTATTTGTATTACAATTTAAATCCAGAGCAAACACGTATAACTAAATAGGTTACTGAGTGACCAAACTTGGTATCAGCTGTTTACAACCAATTTTGTCTCACCAAATTTTTAAAAGTGAGCTTCTTTTAATCTTAATCTACGCAGtgggattttattttatttttttttaattgaaatatGAAGGGAAAactgggggtgggggggacaTGAGACCCAATTATTTGTTATAGTTATGCAAAACATTATATGGAAAGTTAGCAGGGAAAATGTTTCCCTCTATAAGGAGCAGCATTTAAATGTTAGCTTGTTGGTATAAATGCTCGGCCATGTTTATAAattatttctaaaatatttatgTTCTTATTTTGCAGGATGGATTTGATTTTGGCTTTACAGCAGAATGCCAAAATAGGTAAGTGTGACTGATGATTTGATGATTTTTCACAGTATGTATAGTGCATAGCCATTTAGTAGTCGTGATTTAGGCATCCCtttttatcttatcttttaCAACTTCATTAAgtgaataataaaatatttgtagTTTAGTAGTTTAGCGATTGTAATCAAAATCTTTGAGTATGGATCAAGGCGTtttcctatttatttatttatttttttcccgtGGAAAATCACTGGTGACATGGATAATGAAATGCATTTATCTGTACTGTAGAAATCTCTATTTCTGtgattattatgttattatattTGGATATTATACACTTCCTGACTTTCTCTGGAAATCaaaattgacttttttttttgtttgtcataGGCAAAAGGACCAAAAACTCCCAGAGCAGAAATTAAATCCGTCTCCAGGAGAAAATGTTGTTAAACTGTTGGATGAAAATGTCCCAGAAAGTCTTGATGCCGCCAAATCTGACATGGATACATGCGGGGATTTGGCTGCTGGGCACACTGTTGAAAATACATATTCCCCAAAGGGATGGGTGATTGGCCCGTTGCTTCAGTCGTTCAAGTCAAAGATGGCCAGTTTCACAGAGATAGTCATGAGTCCTGTTAAACTTTTCCGAGCCAGCAGTCCTCCACCGTCAGTGGACCATTCTGACAGACTTGATGAGCTAAAGGCTGATGGAACAGCTGATGTTGAGCGTTCAAAGCCAAGCAGTACGCTTCATCCTGAAGGACAAAGTGAAAACGAGAATCAGCACTGCAGAGCTGATCAAAACGAGCTCACTAATGTAGGAGatgcacaaaacacacaaactgtttctcCTAAATATTCTAAAAAATTAGATTTTGATGAGGATTCAACAACAGGTTCAGAAATCGTTGATGAATTTGCAGTACACCAGAAGGAAAAAACCTCACCTGCCTCAGTGCCTTTGCCACACTGCCCCTCACAACCTGGTGTTTCAGAGTCTGTTGGCTCCTCTGTTGTTTTACGGTCCTCTCCCAATGTAAGTGCCTCTCGTGAATCCAGGTCAAAGATGTGCATTGCTTTGGTGGACCAGAAATTCAAGACTTCTGTTCGTCTAAAACCACTTTCCAGAAAACGTGCAGGAAATAGATCTGGCTTGAAGAGGGTTGACTCTAAGGAAGAGTCTGATCCAGAGGTCAGTAAGAAGCAGCTTTCTTACCAGAGCCTGGACTCAGGTGACACTGAAAAAATGCTGTCTTCGTCTTTCTCAGTTTGTTACGCTCAGCCTGACATGGACTGTTCTCAGCCTGATGGTGATGAAAAGAAGGAGACTGAAGAAAGCTGCCGCTTGATTCAAGAAAGCCTCCAAAAGAGTCTCGATGACAGTGTTAATAAAAGGACTCTGAGGTCCACTTTAGATCTGCAACAACAGGAGTGGCGGCTAAATCAGGATAAGTGTTCAGTTTCTGGTTTTGTGAGAGAAAAGAGAGGGTTGAAACTGAACTGTCATTCCCAAGactctgtaaaaagaaaaagactgacACCAGATACACATACAAAAGTTACACAAAAACAAGAGTTATCAAACACAGCTTCAGGGAGAGAAGAAATTGAGTTAATAAATGAAGAAGCACCGAAGCTTGGAAGACAGAGACAGTCTGTTTTTGTGTCAACAAGAAAGACTAGGAAAGGAAAATCTGGTCAAGAAATGCTTGGTACAATCAATGAAGCTGTGTTGCACTCGCAAACTGAAAGTTCCCCTGATGCCATGTTGGTTTGTTCACTGGACAAAAGCACTGATGTGGCAGAAGACAACCACATGAGCTGCAGAATCAAAGCGAGCTCTGCTACTTCATGCAAAAGGCAGAACAGAACGGTTATTAGTAATTCTGATGTAAATATTGATGCCAGTATGGATCTTGAAACTACTGTAGCAATCACTTCTACAAACCAAGATGAGCCGTCGTCCGAAGCGCTCGTCCGTCCTTGTATAAAGCAGCTCCAGAATACAAGTAAGTGCAGGAATATTAACAAGAAGCCACAGAAACGGAAATCGCCAAATCAGAAAAGTTCAGTGACAGAATCAGACAGCCCTTTGGTGTCTACCTCATCGGTACTGTCAGTGGGCCTAAT contains these protein-coding regions:
- the prr14 gene encoding uncharacterized protein prr14, whose translation is MLTYPSDSLTQIVCPMDEDAIPPNPFCSAPPHSEPAPPFLSLSSITPSHPNDGIFGHRRSGRIQGIRAQTPKEQSNTDSQAAQRPTKQNPSPTKRQRESGIMVQVAQSKQSGVEGTDAHDSQNKDGFDFGFTAECQNRQKDQKLPEQKLNPSPGENVVKLLDENVPESLDAAKSDMDTCGDLAAGHTVENTYSPKGWVIGPLLQSFKSKMASFTEIVMSPVKLFRASSPPPSVDHSDRLDELKADGTADVERSKPSSTLHPEGQSENENQHCRADQNELTNVGDAQNTQTVSPKYSKKLDFDEDSTTGSEIVDEFAVHQKEKTSPASVPLPHCPSQPGVSESVGSSVVLRSSPNVSASRESRSKMCIALVDQKFKTSVRLKPLSRKRAGNRSGLKRVDSKEESDPEVSKKQLSYQSLDSGDTEKMLSSSFSVCYAQPDMDCSQPDGDEKKETEESCRLIQESLQKSLDDSVNKRTLRSTLDLQQQEWRLNQDKCSVSGFVREKRGLKLNCHSQDSVKRKRLTPDTHTKVTQKQELSNTASGREEIELINEEAPKLGRQRQSVFVSTRKTRKGKSGQEMLGTINEAVLHSQTESSPDAMLVCSLDKSTDVAEDNHMSCRIKASSATSCKRQNRTVISNSDVNIDASMDLETTVAITSTNQDEPSSEALVRPCIKQLQNTSKCRNINKKPQKRKSPNQKSSVTESDSPLVSTSSVLSVGLMEFVPKDFNTSQHAEKGKDLIRGLSQLSKRPKKGLRGATQSCVSSRTLETQECVTNLQESQSKESKSKNSTEPVYFEMTPFESNFQPLPSSSQLHVDSPLNNDINNRHTQKKLKSSASVAEEIFHTDSEVFNDGGVSLSRLRSTARRANIKPRQADNQRRKCRVLHSRTRKSEEVTNSVTMDDANLATSGARSSENCFSHRLLRSYSCPEIPCLHPHDTTWTSPYPSRTLTSHQSSHSPSVSQAPKSLRRARRHTVCSVEVEREIAPLCLRKEVYPSRRSALYDPVTHHLSPSVALSPSTSISALASFFLSSPLAFLSKRFDSKGATGSLSTCSHVSAPSSTSSLTSPLSSSTWHHSRADSSGAAMDSSSSGNPSECETERRQQSEEEDDGEDTSSSSQEFEDGGLREEKAHSDSEIKVVQKHEERRKVSSIRIRKTLPKPQNNLTPMGLPKPIRLKKKEFSLEEIYTNKNFSKPPESRLETIFEEVPHNRRNGSESWFGQRRVKRFLEFLEVGEVRKPKKPLVGVSKAGISTSRTRRGGFLKDEPSLSVQDVDSLLCAKLDQLNLWLIHDQKDG